One Elaeis guineensis isolate ETL-2024a chromosome 10, EG11, whole genome shotgun sequence genomic window carries:
- the LOC105053435 gene encoding uncharacterized protein isoform X1, whose amino-acid sequence MPQSQEQAQKHIENPLENDIMVNTPKQKKDEKSTLITDVKKDKVLTFYNIHLLFVYTYLHPHYIGITLREFIETVGILQNFKNYNSEESTADSGQHDELNEVDKDTETQVTRKGKRKLVYNDNE is encoded by the exons ATGCCACAGTCCCAG GAACAAGCCCAGAAACATATAGAAAATCCATTGGAAAATGATATCATGGTGAACACTCCAAAACAAAAG AAAGATGAAAAATCTACTTTAATCACTGATGTCAAGAAGGATAAGGTACTCACCTTCTATAATATACATTTGTTATTTGTATATACTTACCTTCATCCTCATTATATTGGAATCACGTTACGGGAATTCATAGAGACCGTAGGAATACTTCAGAACTTCAAGAACTATAATAGTGAGGAATCCACGGCTGATTCAGGACAACATGATGAATTAAATGAGGTTGACAAGGATACAGAGACACAAGTCACAAGGAAAGGGAAAAGAAAGTTGGTATATAATGATAACGAATGA
- the LOC105053435 gene encoding uncharacterized protein isoform X2 → MPQSQEQAQKHIENPLENDIMVNTPKQKDQYRTRLCKEKTGYGWSCRRRRRWISDTFTRSLHPSHLRILRHKPNILHCMVSLSGNDKDRDKSKQFWR, encoded by the exons ATGCCACAGTCCCAG GAACAAGCCCAGAAACATATAGAAAATCCATTGGAAAATGATATCATGGTGAACACTCCAAAACAAAAG GACCAGTACCGCACCCGTCTCTGCAAGGAGAAGACCGGCTACGGTTGGTCATGTCGCCGTCGGCGTCGCTGG ATCAGTGATACCTTTACTAGAAGTTTGCATCCAAGTCATCTTCGCATTCTTCGGCACAAGCCAAACATTCTGCATTGTATGGTCAGCTTAAGTGGGAATGACAAAGATCGTGATAAGTCAAAGCAGTTCTGGAGATAA
- the LOC140851944 gene encoding uncharacterized protein has product MRPTDAEIRQFATRKRPASGAGPSRPPKKPAPATPIIEASVTDQSEPVIALAASATRSEERPMGEAAEGTSAASLEAVEPDVVRETEHHPTASVAAAGGAGSTSSIPSLSVPSVGAADRGKAPMDPADETRSGSRSVPPSAQFPEGASALADHNLTRRLCQGILLPTDVESLRSRQVTEMLSRFYPTMVELIYTMSELEAGYRRFGNIRAAYKERSAAAEAERAMLADHLQQSADREAKLVDEVSRLGSELKSARKEARHKGRAVRRLRHERDGATAELQGEREQLRVSLEKLAKAEEELSIAQADADIAKAERSRRRSRSAGRRKRQGRRGSRPTGRLKTSGSPTNIGRRCSSRVSPRTGWGTRMVGRQSGPCIRSSTLAASSHRGPRRKPPRRWPTSRRKA; this is encoded by the exons atgcggccgacGGACGCGGAGATTCGACAGTTCgcgacaaggaagaggccagcatcgggggccggaccttcgcgtCCGCCGAAGAAGCCTGCTCCAGCGACGCCGATCATCGAAGCATCGGTGACCGATCAATCCGAGCCCGTCATCGCGCTCGCGGCTTCGGCGACGCGTTCGGAGGAGAGGCCGATGGGTgaagcggccgaaggaacgtCGGCGGCATCACTGGaggcggtggagccggatgtagttcgggaaaccgaacatcatccgacggcgtctgtggccgcagcggggggtgctggttctacttcgagcatcccctcgctgtcggttccgtcggtcggggcggccgatcgagggaaagccccgatggaccccgcggacgagacaaggtcggggagccgatccgtgccgcccagcgcacagttccctgaaggcgcgtcggcgttggccgaccacaacctgacgaggaggttgtgccaggggattctTCTTCCGACCGACGTTGAGTCGCTGAGATCTCGGCAGGTAACCGAGATGCTGTCCAGGTTCTATCCGactatggtcgag ctgatctatacaatgtcggaactggaggccgggtaccggaggttcggcaaTATCCGGGCCGCTtataaggagaggtcggcggcggccgaagccgagagggcgatgttggccgaccaccttcagcaatcggccgaccgggaggccaagttagtagacgaggtctcccggcttgggtccgaacttaagtcggccaggaaggaggccagacacaagggtcgggccgtgcgtcgtcttcggcacgaacgggacggcgccaccgccgaactccaaggcgagcgcgagcagcttcgggtgagcctggagaagctcgccaaggccgaggaggagctttcgatcgcccaagccgacgccgacatagcaaaggcggagcggagtcggcgaaggagtcgctcggccgggcggaggaagaggcaaggtcggcgagggagtcggccgaccgggcgGTTGAAGACTTCAGGGTCTCCGACCaatatcgggaggagatgctcgagtcgggtttcgcctcgtaccgggtggggtacgaggatggtcgggaggcagtccgggccttgtatccggagctcgaccttagcagcatcgtcccatcgggggccgaggaggaagccaccgaggagatggccgaccagccgtcggaaGGCGTAA